TTGACGTGGGCTACGTGGACAGCACGCAGTTCGTGCGGTTCGACAGCGACGCCGTGAATCCGAGGATGGAGCCGTGGGTGGAGCAGGAGGGGCCAGAGTATTGGGAGGAGGAAACACTGAGAGCCAGGGCCCAGGCACTGACTCACCGAGTGAACCTGCGGACCCTGCTTTACTACTACAACCAGAGCGAGGCTGGTGAGTGACCCCGGCACTGTGCCGGCACTTACTCTTTTGCAAAGCACCTGTGACAATGAAGGACAGATTTATCACCTTGATGATTGTGGTGATGGGGACCTGATTCCAGCAGTCACAGGTCAGGGGAAGGTCCCTGCTGAGGACAGATCTCAGGAGGGTAGTTGGTCCAGAACCCACGTCTCCTTTCTTCCTGTTCCTGATCCTGCCCTGGGTCTGCAGTCACAGTTCTGCAAACTTCTCTGGGATCCAAGTCCTGGGGGTTCCTCTAGGACCTCAgggccctgcctcctccctggcctctcaCAGGACATTTTCTTCCTAAAGATAGGAAAGGAGGGAGCGACTCTCAGGCTGCAGGTAAGTATGAAGAAGGCTGATCCCTGAAATCCTTGCAATATTGTGGTCAGGAGCCCATGGAGGAGCTCACCCAGTCCACAATTCATCTTCGAGCCGCATCTCCAGTGGGCTCTGACCAGGtcctggtttttgttgttgttgttgttttccctcctttctttgttttatggAATTTCAGTGGtttgtgtttggttttggttttgttttgagacagggtctggctctgctgcctgggctggagtgcagtggcaaaattttgggtcaagcactcctcccacctcagcctcccaagaagctgggatttcaggcacatgctaccacacccggctaacttctgtattttgttgtggagacagggtttcaccatgttgccaggctggtctggaattcctgagctcaagcaaatCTGCCtgccctcaaagtgctgggattacaaacgagccaccaagctcagccaaGTCCATTTTTTGTTCTACCCCAGGCAGCAACAGTGCCCAGGGCTCTGGTGTGTCACTCAAGGTTTGTAAAGATAAAATCCTGGAGGGCCTGAagtgggttgggggtggggcagaggggaTAATAATGGGTTATGGGGATTCGTTGATTGGGAATTTTTGATTGTGTGGTGGGCTGTTCAGAGTGTCACCACTTACCATGACTGGCCTGAATTTGTTCATGGCTATTTTCTCCTGTAGCCTGAGACAACCGCCTTGTGAGGGACAGAGTCGCCTCCCCTTTGCGACTTCAAGAGACTCTGGCTTCTCTTTCTGCAAAGGCATCTAAATGTATCTGTGTCCCTGTTAATGTGAGGAGGTGGAGAGACAGCCCACCTCTGTGTCCATCATGAGCTCCTTCCTTACACTGACCTGTGTTCCTTCCCTGTTCTAGAGGAGTGTGGCTGAGATGTCCCCATCCCTGTCTCAACATCATGGTGCACTGAGCCACAGCCTCTtacttttctgttaaaaattaaaacctggatctcaatttatttgttcatattCATGCGATGAAATGGAGTTAAGGAAGCTAAGGTCATAGCTAGAAATACAGACAAATAATTCCAGCACATCTCTAGCAAATTTAGCCTATTCCTATTCTCTAGGCTTTTCCTTACCACCTGTAATCTTGACCATATCCCTTGGAGTTGAAtactgttttcatactgctgtggtttgaatgttccTTCCAACACTCATGTTGAGACTTAATCCCTAATGCGGCAATACTAAAAGGTGGAACTTTTAAGATGTGATTGGATCATAAGGCTCTGCCTTCActcatggattaatggattaatgggttatcacagGAATGGGACAGGTggctttataaaaagaggaagagagaactgAGCTAGCATACCAAGCTCCCTCACCATTCAGTGCCCTGCAccacctcaggactctgcagagtcctcaTCAGCAAGAAGGGTCTCACCAGATACagcccctcaaccttggactaCCCAgtcttcagaactatgagaaataaatttcatttctttacaaattacccagtttcataTGTTCTGttaaaagcaatagaaaatgcAGTAAGGCAGgaaattggtactgagaagtaGGGCATTGCTGATAACAAATACGTGAAGACGTGCATTCAGCTTTGAAACTGAGTAATGGGTAGAAACTGGAACAATTTGGAGGAGCAGGAAGCCTAGATTCTGGTGAGGGATTAGAAGACAAGAAGACTAGGGAAAACTTCAAACTCCTCAGAGATTTATTACATGGTCTTATTACATGGTCATGACCAGAATGTTGATAGAAATGTAGACACTAAAGACCATTCTGATGAGGTTTCAGATGAGACTGAGGAACAAAGTGTTGGAAATTGGACTAAAGGCCATCCATGTTATAAATtcgcaaagaacttggctgaactTTGTCCATACCCAAGCTCTTTGTGGAAGGCCAAACTTTAGAGTGATTAATTAgcatatctggcagaagaaacttcTAGGCAAAATATAGAAGCAGCTGCATGGTTACTTTTGGCCACTTACACTGAGATTCAGGAGCAAAGAAATAAGTTAAAGACAGAACTTataattaaaaaggaagcagagcagaaAGATTTGGAAAACTGAGCCTGGCCATGTGGAGAGTGAAAAAGCATTTTCAGGGGAGGAAACCAAGGATATACCTCAGTGACCATTTGTTAAAGAGCAAGGGATAGAAGACTGTGAGatgctatttctattttttttttttttttttttttggagacggagtcttgctctgtcaccaggctggaatgcaatggcgtgatcttagctcattgcaacctccacctcccgagttcaagtgattctcctgcctcagcctcctgagtagctgggactacaagcacgtgccactatgcccagctaattttttttgtatttttattagagacggggtttcaccatgttggccaggatggtctctatctcttggcctcatgatccacccacctctgcctcccaaagtgctgggattacagatatgagccaccatgcctggcccagcgAGATGCTATTTCTCAAGAGAATGGAAGACCCCAAAGGCAATTCAGAAATCTTTGAGGCTGCCCCTCTTGTCACAGggccagaggcctaggaggagaGAATGGTTTCAGGGGACAGGCTGTCTCCAAGAGCTCACTGCCCAGGACCACCTTGGGATGCTGCTCCCTACACCCCAGCACAGTACTCACTCAGTGGCCACCCCAGCAGTGGCTCTAGGTGTAGCTTATGCCACAGCTCCAGAAGGTACAAATCATAGACCTTGGTGGTGTGCAGGGTATGCTAACTCTGCAGGCTTGCAGAAAGTAAGAGCTGTGGAAGCTTCTTCCGCCCAGATTTCAAAGATGTCATTGAAGTCCTAGAAGACTAGGCAGAGACTTGTTGCAGAGGTGAAGGCACCACAGAGAGCCTCCACTAGAGTGATGCTGAGTAGAAATGTAAGGTGGAGCTGCCACAGAGAAACCCCACCAGGAAAatgtctagtggagctgtggaaGCCAGGCCACCGGAGAGAGGGCCTTGTGTGGTGGTGAGAGCAGAACCTGATTGCCACCAGGACTCAACCACCAGCAGGACCCCAGAACTGGAGTCAGTAGCAGCATGCAATGCCCACTTGGGAAAGCTTCAGACATCAGCCTCCAATCCATACGAGCAGTCATGTGGGCTGCACCAAGCAAAATTACAGACACAGGGCTACCTGAGGCCTTGGGACCAACACCTGCTCCAGTGTGTCTGGAAGGAAGCAAATGGAGTCCAAAGAGATCATAATCCACTTCCCATGAACACCGTTTCTCTCCCATGACCCTTTAACAGGATCTTCTTCATTCTCCTCACACTCTCAAGATGAGCTGTGGCAAACTTTGAAGTACAATTAAAGCTGTATTTGAGCATCACTTGTATTTCGTTTATCCATTTTGcatcttattctttttgttttttaaccacttTCAATCCATCCTTGGGCTTCCAATGCCATGGGCCACCCAGAACTGCATTCCCTGATCTGTGTTCTAGTTCTGGTTATGTCGACTTTCCCCTTCTCCCTGGTTGATCCCCCTAATTATCTAAGTCTCATTCTGTCAGGTGATATCCAGTGAGAAGGTAATGTACATGGTGGCAAAGCCCAGGGAGTCCTGGGTGTGAATTTTTACTTTGCCATTTCCTACCTGTGTGACTTATGCCGTGGGGCTTCACCTATCTGGGCTGCAGTTCCTCATCTTGTACATGACACCATTTTCCTGGGAGAGTTATTATAAAACTAATATAAAGGCAAGTTCAACATCTTGCCCACACTCACCCACTTGCATTAAGTACTGAGTCGATTAGGTTCAAGAGGCTGGTGGGACACTTTTAGAAATTACAGTAATAGGGACCCTCAGgaggtaggatttttttttttttttttttttttgagaaagagtctcactgtgtcacccagggtggagtacagtggtgtgatcacagctcactgcagcctcagacccAAGGCacaggtgattttcccaccttagTCACCCAAGCTGcaactacaggcgagtgccagcatgcccggctaatttttttaattttttgtagagatgaggtctcgctatgttgcccaggctggtcttaaactcctggcctcaatccaCCCaacttgtcctcccaaagtgctgagattacaggcatgagtcaccacacctggccaggaggTAGGATTCCTACTCCTAATGCATGGCTCTTGTGGAGTTGGGGGACAAGGGTAGTGGTTTATCTTTTCTTGATTCCCTTCAGTTGAATGAACAGAGGTAAGTAATTGAGtttgaataaaaaagagaaattgccTTCAGTTTAGTAGGTATGCAGGTGGAGGGGAGGCATGCGGCAGTGTGTTATTGCTCTCCATTATAAGTCAAGCATGAGAGCAGCCTTATCAATGAAGAGACACACAAACAGCGTAGGCACCTAGCACTCTTAATTAGAGTGTCAGTTATTGACAGGGTGGGCCAGGAAGGCTGTCTGAGTTGGACAGCGCCGGCTGAGGCCTCCCTCAGAGCCAAGCTGCTTGCAGCTCTCCAGTTCCAGCCAAGCCTGGAGGAGAGACCGGGTCCGTGCGGGTAGGGCCCTTGGTGCCTTGGGACCCCATGAGCACCCACCCTCCAGTTTGGGGTGGGATGGCCCAATCGGGCACTGTGGGGGTCCATTTGGAAACCACTCTCTGCTTTGAGGATAGGCGAGGagcttcctttggaggaggaagcTGTGAAGAGGGGCAGACACGAGGCCTCTGGCCAGCCATGCCTGGGGCCCTGGCTTCCTTGTGTCCACATCTGTTGTCCCGGCTTTTCACAAACAGCGCCCAGAGTCCACTGCTTCTGTCCAGTCCACTCCTTCCCCTGTGTGGCCGAGAGGGCACAACACTGGTGGCTTCAGGACGTGGCTGTGAGCGTGGGGCTGGGGCCCAGAGCAGAGGATGGGAGAGGAGCCGCCAAGCCATCACCGACCATGGGGGCCCTTCACCGGCTCCCGGCGAGGTCAAGCCCCGGATTTGGGTTTGCCCAGCAGGTGCTTGGCATCCACACTTCCTCTCCACCTCCGTGCCTCTCCCAGGAGGACCTGGCCCATTAGTAAGCCGGGGGCGTTGGGTGGAGGGGGTCAAAAATAGTGTCAGGGGGAGGGGGTCAAGTGAGATTAGACATGAAAAATGGGGAACTTGGAGACCGCAGGGTTGGGGCTCAGGAGGGACCCAGAAGCTTCTAACCAGGGCAGGTTAAGTGAGGGGCACTTcggcaagaggaagaaagattATGGGTGTGGTCTTTTTATTCCCTATTTGACCGCCAGAGGTCTGCAGCTCTGTGCTTGGTGAGTTCTGACCGCCCCTGAGGGGAGCTGAGCCCAACAGACTTTAATTCCACGCAAAAAAAACCTCCGGAACAGGCAGCTTTTGTGTCCAGGAAAGGGAGCCTGGGCGTAACGGTGTCTGAAAAAAGTTacacagagaaaaagtaaaattaatgttTGCTATTCTCTATTGAACACATATCAATTAACTGGTCCCAGAGCCTGTACTGGTCTCCTGGTTTCTATCCAGGCCTTTTCTCATAAAGCCAGAATCCCCAACTCTTGGAACCGGGAATCCCCAGCAGAGGATCTCAGCTCCCAAGCTCCAATTCAGCCTGGGCTGCCTGGCACCCGCCACACTGCCCAGGAGCTGTCAATACCTGGAGCACAGTGCAGCAAGAATGCAGAGAGCTTGGTGTGGGAGGTGAGCCAGTGCAGAGGGGTTCCAGGAACTCCTTGGGCCCCTGGGGCAGCTCCCACTCAGGCCGTCCTGCAGGTCCTCACCAGGCCCATTCTGGAGCAGGAAGGATGCCCTTAGTAGAGAGAGGCAAAGGAAGGGTAGAGGTGGGCATTGGGTCACTTGGACTTCGTGGCAAACTGGAGAGGGAGATGACAGGCAAGGAGTACTGGCTCTCCAATGGAAACCTAGAGCACGTTGCCCAAAGGGAATGGGTATGTTTGTAACTCAAACCTCTGGCAGTCCTGAGTGAAGCGAAAGCAGCAGCTtccaaaaataaaggaagagggAGTGGGTGTCCATCAAGGGAGTAGGGAAAATGCAGAGAAGAGGATTCAAGTCAAGCCTGGGCGTCCGAGGGCATTCCCAGCCCCTGGGTCTTCCTTCCTCTGTATCTGTCTCAGGCTCTCCTTGGGCGCTGCTCACTGAGTCACCATGAACCTTCCCATCCAGTCGCTCCCAAGAACCTGACCTGTATCCTCTGGGGAGCTCTGGCACTCTGGGCTTGCAGGTTGAGACTCCATCCCACTGGTCTTTAAGAGTCCATAAGGCCAACAGTATTCCTGCAAAAACCCCTGAACATTTAATGAAGGGATATTTGACCTCCAGATTGACCCATTATTAAATACTTATCTTCTTCAGGCAGAAGCATACTCTCCAATAAACAATGTGGCTGATGGGAATGATAATCAATGGGAATGAGGGCGATTATGCACagcccacttttttttgttttgttttgagattgtgctgtttttcctttattgttgATGTCTGTTTGTTTGCAGaactgtggcaaaaaaaaaaaaaaaaaaaaactaaactagtAAACCTAGTTTGTCTTCCTCTCTTAAAATGCTGCTTTTGCCACCATTAAGTGAGGTCATCATTAAATGAGGGCCATAAAGCTAGTACCTACCACAGAGAGTGTCATGAGGAGCAAATGAGTTGATATGTGGTTTCCTCTTATACTGTTAGCCTTacaatcattttttttcccacagcacttttatttttccttacacAATGTCATGTTGCTGGGGCCTAATGTTCTCACATAACAGTAGAAAACCAAAATTTGTTGTCATCTC
The sequence above is drawn from the Nomascus leucogenys isolate Asia chromosome 22a, Asia_NLE_v1, whole genome shotgun sequence genome and encodes:
- the LOC100604779 gene encoding saoe class I histocompatibility antigen, A alpha chain, whose translation is MAVMASRTLLLLLSTALLLTKTWAGSHSLSYFYTALSRPGRGEPRFIDVGYVDSTQFVRFDSDAVNPRMEPWVEQEGPEYWEEETLRARAQALTHRVNLRTLLYYYNQSEAGSSSFSSHSQDELWQTLKYN